Part of the Cuculus canorus isolate bCucCan1 chromosome 17, bCucCan1.pri, whole genome shotgun sequence genome is shown below.
GAGAGCCATGGGGCTGGTGCAGGTTCACCAGCGTGTGCGGGCTCTGGTTGCTTCGCTCTGGATTCACTTTGGATTCACCACGTTTCCCCTCGTGTCTCTGCCAGGGCCATTTGCATGACAGGTATGGGCAGCTGGTGAGCATCTACACACGGCTCCTGCTCACCAAGATCTCCTTCCACACCAAGGTGAGAGACTGCTGCTTCCATACCCTGCTATGACGGGGTACGGGGCTTCACCAGGGCTTGTGTCACAGCAAAATATTATCaacaacttgtttttttcttttacaaagcaTCCCGAGTTCCCTCCAGGCCTCGAAGTGTCGGATGAGGTGCTGGAAAAAACGGCAGGGACAGATGTGAACAACATGTGAGTGTCATGGCAGGAGCTCAGTGCCTGTTTTctggctctgtgctgcctggctTGCAGCATCTTGGTAACAAAACGGCTCCTGTTCAGGGCAGCCATCAGTGTTTTATAAATTGGTCAGATGGTGCCTGAATCCATCTGCACCCACAGAGTAGTGAGGAGCTTAAATGCAGGGAGCAAACCCACCAAACTCTTGTCAATCTGAGTCCTTGCCATCTTGAGGacctgcagggagcaggagcaCCCAGAGCAAGGATGTTTCTGCCACAGGGTGACAgggtttttgtattttttggcAGCTTCCAGCTGACAGTTGAGCTGTTCGACTACCTGGACTGGGAGCTGAAGCTATCGGAGTcaggtgaggaggtggcaggtCCCTCCCGCTCACCCTGGGGCTCTTGAGCAATAGTTTCACTCTTTGGTCGGGAATGGAGTTCCAAGTTCCTGCTGGGGAGGCTGAGGTTGGAGGCTCAGgtccttccccctcctccagtGAGATTTCTGAGGTTGTTTCTTGGCTGGATTCCCCTGTTGATGCTCTGTAGAGGTGGttgtaggaaaatatttaaggaacgTGCCTGGTTTTAGCCCACCTGAGCAACGCAGACTCTTGTTTTCAGAGCAATGCTGCTCtgaaatatgcttttctttctttttggcaCAACTGTGTTAATCATACGTGTTACCCAAATCCTTTCTGTCCCTCCAAAGCAGAGGATGGGGCtgtacttctttttaaatactcatTTCCCCTCATTGAAAAACCTCTGGGGAGGGCTGGAGGCCCATGCCCATGTTTGCTTTTCTCGCCTCCTTCTCCAGGAATTTTTAGATGGCTTAAAAAATGCGTTAGTTTCTTCCTCTGTTGTGAGTCAGGAACACAGAGTTGCCCTGGAAAACAGGGCACAGCGGGAGAGACCGTGCTCCTGTCAGCTCCCGCTTCTCCTCCTGACCCAGTTATACAGAGAATTTATATTCATAAATACTTTAAAGCTGAGCGGGGAAGAAGCCAGAGTGGATATGCTGTCTGGATTTCTGCCAAGGGAAGGGATCCATTTCCGAGCCGGGGCAGATCAGGCTGCGGTGCCAGCGGGTCTGTCCCCTGTCCTGGGATGCTCTCCCAGCTTCTCGCACAATTAAATACAGTGGAGGAAAACCCTCGCCCTCTCTGACTGCGTTGTGCAGTGGCAGCTCCTGAGGGCATCTGTCCTGCCTTTGCATCATCCTGAGGTTAAATCCCTCTTTTTTGGGGTCAGGGAATCAAGGTCAGAGCTGAGCAcccctcccctctgccaccgTGCTTCCTTTGGGTGTTTTTCTTACATGGAGTGGGGTTATTCCCAGCTCAGCTGGACAGGATGGGCAGCAACCCCAGCATTTACTCCATGTCCTGGCGAAGCCACAACCATTGTAGTTAATGATCAAGCCAAGTCACCTGGAGCAGGATGGCTTTGCAAACACGGCGCTGGTGCCTCACCTCGTTCAACCTTTCAGTTTTCAGGCAGCTCAACACCTCGATGGCAGTCTCGCAGATGTCGGCGGTGCAGTGCCGCCTGGCccccctcatccaggtcatccAGGACTGCAGCCACCTCTACCACTACACTGTCAAGCTAATGTTCAAGCTGCACGCCTGTGAGTCCCTCGGAGTGTGCCGCGTGCTGAGCTTCCCTGAGTCAGGCTTCTGGCTGGATTCTCGAGGATCAGGCTTGTGAGGATGGAGGCAGTCATTGCCTTGTCCCTGTATCCCAGCCAGGCTCCAACGACCTGCTCCATCCCACATAGACATCCCAGATGAGCGAATTAGGACTTGTCCTTGATGAATTCAAACTAATACACCTTTGCCCGCCAGCCCCCTGCGTGGGATTGCCGGGCAGCGCAGTGCCAGAGGCCTCACGCGGGTATTTTGGGGCTCCCACACCTGCCTCTTGCTGTGCCTTGCCCCTGGTCCCTGTGCCAGGGATGCGGACACCCCACTTCTGTCCTGACCCCTCACATCCTGCTCCCACCTGGCCTTAACCGCATCGGCTTTtgcatccagagggatctgggcacTTGTGCGTAGATTTGCAGCCCCACATCAGTCACGTCTGTCCCCCTCATCACCGCAGGTCTGCCAGCTGACACACTGCAGGGCCACCGAGACCGTTTCCACGAGCAGTTTCGCAGGTAACCTGGGGCCAAGGTGGGTCCCCTCCCTCTTGCCAAGCCCCCTCCTTGTCTCCCCTGTAAGCAGTTTtgccttccccttctctccagcCTCAAAAACTTCTTTAAGAAAGCATCTGACATGCTGTATTTCAAGCGGCTCATCCAGATCCCCCGGCTGCCAGAGGTATGGTGGGATTTTGGTCCTGTGTGATGCTTTAGCGAACCGGTGGGCTCGGGGTGCATGGAGGTGTCCTCATGGATGCGTTTGCGGTGGGGGAGACTGCAGAAGGACCTGCTGGTCCATCTCGGCTGCCTCCCTCTGCTTGGCAGTCCCTGAAACCCCAGGCAACGCCACCGCGACTGCTTGTCCTTGCAGAGCCCCCCAAACTTCTTGCGGGCGTCTGCGCTGGCCGAGCACGTGAAGCCAGTGGTTGTCATCCCTGAAGAAGCCCCCGAGGACGAGGAGCCAGAGAACCTCATTGAGATCAGCACGACTTCCACCACGGAGCCACAGGTGAGGGCACAGAGATGGGATGGTGATCCTGGGACAGGGAGACAGGCCCCCACAACCTGGCTCAGCTCAGCaccctttgttttcctcaggtCACCTCAGATATATTTGAACAAACCTTCGGGCCACCCAATGGAATTCGGGACAACAGGTACGGGGGTCCATGGGGGCAGAGGGTGGGCGGCCACTGCTGTGGGGGGCCAACCTGCCTCTCTCTGCAGGGACGCACAGATCGAGAGCCTGAAAAAGGAGGTGGACATGCTCCGTGCGGAGATGGAGAAGATTAAACTGGAGGTAAAGCCTGGCCAGGAAGCAGTTGGACTTGGAGAGTGTGGTGGGTTTTGGTGCTGTAGCATGGAAACCCTGAAAGGATGTAGCAGGAGTGGATCCTGGCACTCAGCACCACATTTTGGGgcctctcccagtgccaggATGTGACTCTTGATGGAGATAGGGTGGAGGCATGCGAGACCTGTCCCTTGCTGTCCTGAATCTGGTGATTCCAGTGGGGAcggagcagctgcaggagccagGGGGAGAGCTTCCCTGGACATCTCACGGCTGCTTTTCCCAAATCACAACCAGGCACCTGGATAGGGGTGCTGGGAAGGGCAGAGTCATTGCTGGCATCGGTGCAGGGCAGTGCCCGAGTGCCTGACGGTGTCCCGCAGGCACAGCGGTACATCACACAGCTCAAGGCACAGGTGAACAGCCTGGAGGGTGAAGTAGAGGAGCAGCgcaagcagaagcaaaaggcGCTGGTGGACAATGAGCAGCTGCGGGATGAGCTGGAGAGGCTCCAGAAAGCGAAGCTGGACAGCGAAAGGTCCCAGCGGCTCTGCGCTGAAGCAGAAAGTAGGTGCCCTGTAGTGCCCGTTGGCCGCAGGACACCCGTGGCATGGTTGCTGATGTTTTCTCACcctgtccagagaaggccaACGCCACCGAGATCCGCTACACaaagctgaaggagaagcaCAGTGAGCTCATCAACACGCATGCCGAGCTCCTGAGGAAGGTATTGCTGCTGTCTGTACCAGGCATCTCTCTGTCTTCATCACTTTGCCATTGGGGCTTGTGCGTGCCCAGCCTCGCCCTCTCCTGGTACCATCATCCTGCACCCAGGTGCCTCTGAGCACTGAGTGGGGGCACCCCTTGCCTTCATGTCCACCCATGGTCAGTGTGATGCCATGAAAAGGGTATTTTTGAGCTACGCCCCCAGCCAGAATTTGGGCAGAGCAAGTGCGACAGTGGCAAggtttcctccctccctgcgcTCATGAAGCCCCATGTCTCCACGCAGAACGCCGACACCGCCAAGCAGCTGACGGTCAcgcagcagagccaggaggaggTGGCACGCGTCAAGGAGCAGCTGGCGTTTCAGGTGGAGCAGGTCAAGCGGGAGGCTGAGATGAAGGTGAGCCAGCGCAACCCCAAgtccagccctgccagcccctcACCAAGCCCTTCCCGGTCTGGGAGGTGTCTTGGCTACACACAATTTGGGCGCTGGGGGTAGgagtgaaaagaaagagctgcCCTGGCTCCTCAGGAGGGTGTTATTCAATGtgtatttcattctcttttgtCCAAACCTGCCAGTTTTCCCCCAGTGCAGATTGATGGGTTTGTTCTCGGGGGCTGGCACCTGCTCCTGAAATTCCCGTCCTGGGGAAAGGAGTCTTTTCAGGGGACCCCCCCTGACACCCTGAAAACCCCTCTTGCAAAACATGGCTGGACTCATTCCTGCCATCCTGGCCGTGTGCTGGTGCTGAGCGGGGCTGGAGCACgtttgcagcagctcagcccctgATGCAGGAACGTGGTTGCAGCTGGAGGACCAGAGTGTGCAGATGGAGCAGCTGCGGCAGGAGCTGGACGCCCGGCGGGATGAGCTGGACCAGGCACAGCGCTCGCTCAGCCACGCCAAGCAGGTATGAAGGTGGGAGAGCAGGATGCACCCGAATCCCCATCACAAATCCCTGTTATGCCAAACGGCACGCCTGCCACCACTGCCAAGCCAGTGCTGCAAAGAATAGTCCAGGGAGCTGTCGTGTGGCTGAACGCGGGTACAATCCATCAGTGTCATGAGCTGGGCATGTCCTCAGCTCCCCCCCGTGTAACCGTTGGACTCGTGACATGGTGACAGGCGAGTGACAGGAGTCTCCTGGCCCAACTGGCAGGCAGGTGCGGAGCTCAGCGCCCAGGTGGAGGCCCTCAGTGCCGAGAAGGAGGCGCTGAGGCGGTCAGTGAGCGAGAAGGAGTGTGAGCTGCTCTCCACACGTGGCCTCATCGAAgagaaggagctgcagctgagccAGGAGGTGGACAAAGCCACAAGGGAGGTCCATGAGCTGCAAGGCAGACTCCTGGAGAAGGTACGGTGCTGTGTGGAATGCCCACTGCCCCATTTGCCGGGGCAAGTCATGTTTGGGAGGTGCTGAGCCATCAGGAGGCTCAGCCAAGCCATCTCTGATACAGCTGGTAGGATGTGACTTGTCCTGGCAATAATGGAGTGCTTGGATCTTGTCCTGCAAAGGAGTTCTCGAGGGATGAATTGGTGATGGGGCAGTGGTGATAGGGGTCTTGTGTTTTACTTGTGTGTCTTACTCGTTCCTCGCACCCTGCAGAGCAACCAGgagcagagcctgcagcagaagctgctggatGAGCAGTTCAGCATCCTGCAGGAGACAGTGCGGGAGGCAGAGGGCATCCTGCGTGACGCGGTGGCCAAGCTGGATGACCCTCTGCACGTCCGCTGCACCAGTTCCCCAGGTACGTCCCACTCGAACACGTGCACTGCGACCCACAGTCCCTTCTTCCTCCAAGATGGATAACATTGCATCTCAGCTTctccaaagcattttttcctacCAAACATTGCACCCAAGGCACTGGGGTATTCTTGACGTGAATAATAGCCTATCTGTCATCCCAGCTCTATTTTGCTCAGATTTTAGTGCTGTTCTGTAGTCAGGGCCGTGAGGACCTGAGCTGTCTTGGCTTCCACTCAGTGGTGCCTCATGGAGTCTGCACTTGTGCTCTTTCAGACACTTAGCAGCCTGATCACGCTAATGAAGCTAAATTCGTTGCAGATTACCTGCTCAGCCGGGCGCAGGCAGCGCTGGAGTCCACGGATGCCCTGGAGAACGGACACGCGCAGTACGTGGCCTCCATGGCAGGTACCTGGGGCTGGGGACCAGTGGCATTGCTTGCATCTTGCTTTTGTTGTTATACATCCAGCGGCTGCTTCGGGGCTGTTGGCAAGC
Proteins encoded:
- the HIP1R gene encoding huntingtin-interacting protein 1-related protein, with the protein product MNSIKNVPARVLSRRGGHSLEAEREQFDKNQAISISKAINTQEAPVKEKHARRIILGTHHEKGAFTFWSYAIGLPLPSSAILSWKFCHVLHKVLRDGHPNVLQDCQRYRSNIRETGDLWGHLHDRYGQLVSIYTRLLLTKISFHTKHPEFPPGLEVSDEVLEKTAGTDVNNIFQLTVELFDYLDWELKLSESVFRQLNTSMAVSQMSAVQCRLAPLIQVIQDCSHLYHYTVKLMFKLHACLPADTLQGHRDRFHEQFRSLKNFFKKASDMLYFKRLIQIPRLPESPPNFLRASALAEHVKPVVVIPEEAPEDEEPENLIEISTTSTTEPQVTSDIFEQTFGPPNGIRDNRDAQIESLKKEVDMLRAEMEKIKLEAQRYITQLKAQVNSLEGEVEEQRKQKQKALVDNEQLRDELERLQKAKLDSERSQRLCAEAEKKANATEIRYTKLKEKHSELINTHAELLRKNADTAKQLTVTQQSQEEVARVKEQLAFQVEQVKREAEMKLEDQSVQMEQLRQELDARRDELDQAQRSLSHAKQAGAELSAQVEALSAEKEALRRSVSEKECELLSTRGLIEEKELQLSQEVDKATREVHELQGRLLEKSNQEQSLQQKLLDEQFSILQETVREAEGILRDAVAKLDDPLHVRCTSSPDYLLSRAQAALESTDALENGHAQYVASMADAAGLVGALALFAHLTADTIVNGSATSHLAPTDHADRLMETCRDCGQQSLDYLGKLKDKETLGCAELGDVRQALRRVLQLAQELRPKSLDIKQEELGDMVEKEMASTSEAIEDAVRRIEEMMSQARNESSGVKLEVNERILNSCTDLMKAIRLLVLTSTNLQKEIVESGRGAATTQEFYAKNSRWTEGLISASKAVGWGATQLVESADRVVLHTGKYEELIVCSHEIAASTAQLVAASKVKAEKSSRNLGRLQECSRNVNEMAANVVASTKSGQEQIEEKDTMDFSGMSLIKLKKEEMETQVKVLELEKRLEGERVRLGELRKQHYALAGTYEVTEDGEAKPAPAPRRGILKKPPLAQKPGHREPERDAGPYPPHGANI